In Bdellovibrionota bacterium, a single window of DNA contains:
- the rnc gene encoding ribonuclease III has protein sequence MAEEPIETLAREIEEVLGHPLSTHEHLLIAVTHRSYVNESNSGEVTDNERYEFLGDAVLNLVVSDFLMERYPGEPEGMLSKYRSSIVNERRLATAARDMRLGTYLRLGKGEELTQGREKDSILADAFEAVIAAVYLSGGLSDAAAFVRGHLNEAIELAETEGPHQDFKTLLQERIQQKYRTTPVYRLVNEGGPDHSKVFESEVLIEDRVWGRGRAKSKKEAEQQSAQEALRLLQDESDGTDEPHSSKTSNEAP, from the coding sequence GTGGCGGAAGAGCCGATCGAAACGCTGGCGCGTGAAATCGAAGAAGTCCTGGGGCATCCTTTGTCCACACACGAGCATCTTTTGATCGCAGTGACGCACCGGTCGTACGTCAACGAATCCAATTCCGGCGAAGTTACGGATAACGAACGCTACGAGTTTTTGGGTGACGCGGTTTTGAACCTTGTCGTGAGCGATTTCTTGATGGAACGATATCCCGGCGAGCCCGAAGGAATGCTCTCAAAATACCGATCGTCGATCGTCAACGAACGGCGGCTGGCGACCGCGGCACGGGACATGCGCTTGGGGACGTACCTTCGCTTGGGTAAGGGAGAAGAACTGACGCAGGGGCGAGAGAAGGATTCCATTCTGGCGGATGCGTTCGAAGCCGTGATAGCCGCGGTTTATTTGAGCGGAGGACTGTCCGACGCAGCCGCGTTTGTGCGCGGTCATCTGAACGAAGCGATCGAACTCGCAGAAACGGAAGGACCTCACCAAGATTTCAAGACGCTCCTTCAAGAAAGAATCCAGCAAAAGTATCGGACGACGCCGGTGTATCGGCTGGTGAACGAGGGTGGACCCGATCACAGCAAGGTCTTCGAATCCGAAGTCCTCATTGAGGATCGGGTGTGGGGGAGGGGACGCGCGAAAAGTAAAAAAGAAGCCGAACAACAAAGTGCTCAAGAGGCGCTCCGTCTCCTCCAGGACGAGTCCGATGGGACCGATGAACCACATTCTTCGAAAACATCGAATGAGGCCCCGTGA